The Candidatus Binatia bacterium genomic sequence GCCGCACGGCGCGATCAAGCGATCGTAATCGAGGTTCGTGCAGACGTTGAGCGCGATCCCGTGCAGCGATGCCATCTTTCGAATTGCAAGTCCGATCGCGCAGATCTGGTTGCGCCCCGCCCAGACGCCGGCATGCGCGTCCCAGCGCTCGGCGGCGACGCCGAAGCGCGCGCACGTCTCGATGACGGCGCCTTCGAGCGAGCGTACGAGCGGAACGACCTCGCGAAAGCGCTCGAGCCGCAGGATCGGATAGACGACGAGTTGGCCGGGGCCGTGATACGTGACGTCGCCGCCTCGCTCGATCGCCACGAGCTCGACGCCGAGCCGCTCCAGCTCGTCAGGCGATAGGCGGACGTTCTCGCGCTTGGCTTGACGTCCCATCGTAACGACCGGCGGATGCTCGACGGCGATCCACGTGTCGGGCTCGCGCCCCGCGCGCACCGCTTCGTGCACGCGGTGCTGCAACTCCCAGACCTCGCGATAGGGGCGCAAACCCAAGTCGAGCAGTCGCGCTGGTTTCAGCGTCACGCACCTACGGGCGTCTTCGGCTTTGGATTGAGGATGTGAATCGCCTTCCCGTGCGCGGCCTCCGCGGCGTCCATGATTCCTTCCGTGAAGGTCGGATGCGGGTGGACGGAGAGGCCGATATCCTCGAGCGTCGCGCCCATCTCGAGCGCGATCAACCCTTCACCGATCAGCGACTCGGCCTGCGGCGCGACGATGTGCATGCCGAGTAAGAGGTCGGTCTTTTTGTCGGCAACGAGTTTGATCAGGCCTTCGCTCTCGTTCATCGTCCGCGCGCGGCCGCTCGCACTCAAGGGGAACTTCCCGACGCGGACCTCGTAGCCGGCGGCTTTTGCCTCTTCCTCGGAGAGCCCGACGGTTGCGACCTCGGGATCGGTGTAGACGCAGTTCGGAACAGCAGCGGGATCGAACGCGGCGGAGCGGTCGCCGTTGATCGCCTCGGCCGCGACGACGCCCTGCTTCATCGCGCGGTGCGCGAGCAGCGGCTGTCCGGTGACGTCTCCGAGCGCGAAGATGTTCGCGACCTTCGTGCGTTGCTGGCGATCCACGGCGATGAAACCGCGGTCGTCCACGTCGAGGCCCGCGGCTTTGAGGTTGAGATTGTCGGTGACCGGACGGCGCCCGACCGCGACGAGCACCATGTCGAACTCGTCCGTCTGATCCTTCGAGCCGG encodes the following:
- the lipB gene encoding lipoyl(octanoyl) transferase LipB, with amino-acid sequence MTLKPARLLDLGLRPYREVWELQHRVHEAVRAGREPDTWIAVEHPPVVTMGRQAKRENVRLSPDELERLGVELVAIERGGDVTYHGPGQLVVYPILRLERFREVVPLVRSLEGAVIETCARFGVAAERWDAHAGVWAGRNQICAIGLAIRKMASLHGIALNVCTNLDYDRLIAPCG